A region of the Myripristis murdjan chromosome 10, fMyrMur1.1, whole genome shotgun sequence genome:
CTAGTCCCACCAGTGTGGGGTACCAGTCCGTGATGTGCACTAGGGCTTTACtaaccctcctcttcctcctcaacAGAGGGCTGTGGACAAACCCAAGACCCCTAACGCCACCCTCCCAGTAGGTGCCCTTGCGTCCTCTCAGCGGCCAGTTACTGCCACCAGACAAAGGCTGGCCGCCATTATCAGTGGagaagatgatgatgctgttcTGGTAGTAACCATACTTGCGGAGGGCATAGGTTACGTTTCGCACCGCCTCATCTACCGCTGAGACCATAGCAGCATACTTCCTGCGCGCCACGTTGCCCAGCCCACGGTACGGGTAGATGTACTCCCGTGGGGACTGCAGGGGTGTGTGTACCGCCTGGAAGGAAAGGAAGATGAACAGCGGCTGGGCATGAGGGTCATGGCTTGCCAGGATCTTGCGGACCCTTTGAGTGTACAGATGGGTGGAGTATTTGCCCGCCTGACCCCAAGCCACTGTTTCCCCCTCATGGAGGTCAAACCCGCACACTCCGGGTCCATCACAGGAATCATAGGTGTAGTAGTTCACGCTGCCCGTTAAGGAACCGAAGTAGGTGTCAAAGCCACGGCGAGTAGGCAGGCACTCTTTCTTGTAGAAGCCCAGGTGCCACTTGCCTACCATGTGGGTGGAGTATCCAAGCTCCTGCAGTCTCTGGGGAAGGGTGACCTGGTCGAACGGAAGGCAGTTGGGCTGGCGGGGCCGGATAATAGAGTGCTGCAGGCCCGTATGAATTTGGTACCTACAGAAATGATTATGATTGGAATAAAGTTAGAGGGAACAagcgtgtgtgtggtgtcttaTAAGTGGTTAAAATGAATCTTTGATGGAATGGCTAAACAATGTGGAAAGATGACAGACAGTaggatgaaaagaaaagtaaaaagagagagggagagagatgtttGTGCTTTTTCCCATAAATTCAGAATCTCAAGGTGAAGACAGGCAGGTAAAGCATCCattcaaacatttgaaaagtgTGTTTCCGAATGAATAACTGAGAGGAAGAGGCAATGCCGCCCACAAAGCAATCTTAAATCTCACGACGGGGTGTTTACCTGCCGGTTATGAGTTGACTGCGGGACGGGGTGCAGATGGGCTGGAGGTAATAATTCTCCAGCTTCACTCCATCCGCGGCAAGTTTATCCAGTGTCGGTGTCTTAATGTCAGAGTTGTGATAGCCGATATCGTTGAATCCCTGGTCGTCTGTCATGATGAATATGATGTGAGGAGGATGCGGTACCGGCGACCTGTCTCCGAAGCCCTGGACGGACTCGTTCTCCACCTGATTCGGGCTCATCCAGTCCCAGGTGAGGTAACCGAGGCTGAGCAGGCTCATAACGGAGAAACCTGTTAGAGCTGGCGTTGCCATTGTTCATGTGTCACTTGATGTTTGTTAAGATGTTCAAAATATTGTCATGAACTCATTGTAAAATAGAGTCCGGAATGAAAAACATCACGCAAATTGCTGTTATGGCGATGGATGAGCAAAACTTTTGACGCAAATGTCTCGGGCAGTTTCGCTTTGCGCGCTTGAATGGCAAGGTGTCCGGATAATTCAGAGAAATATCACCTCCATCCTTGTTGCCGACGTCTCCAAAATGCTCCACACgcctttgaaaacatttcactctCCCCAGTGGTCTTATTAACCCCGCCCGTTTGCTTTGCCTTGGCTCATTGAAATAAGAAGCCAAACTTCAGGAGCCCttctccacccccacccatcaTATCACAAATGACCACAATACCTCTGTTATTCTCAGCGGAAACTCAAGGGGTGTCTGTGGAACTCAATAGTAAGGGTACAATGACTCTGTGACAGGCAATTTTTGATCTCCTGTGGTTcatttaattatcattttcataatcatttattttgttcattctgGTGCATACAAAGAACAAAAGAACATGCATTCTTATACCAAAACCCAGTGTTAAAATCCAAATATAGCCTCATAGCCTCACATCACTTCATATGCACTACTCTGCTTTCATGgcattttgtggtaatttaatttcagtgaaCCATACTGCCAACTTTATAGATTGCTAGaaagcaggaaaacattttcatacCCATCTGACCTGGTTTTGCTCTACAGGCAGACCCCATGCTCAGAAAAACATGGTGTTTGGGGGAGATTTGAGTCGTGGGGCGGCCGTGGGGCCCAACAGACACAATCACAGACACTGTTCCCCACTCCGCTCCACTGGGCTCACAGACCCTCTTTCATTATCCCTGCTGTTTTACGAGCAGTGCAGACCTGAGGAAAGAGCGAGGGCAGACTCTCACATCCACAGCGCATGCAGGGCCCATCGATAACATCTCCAACCAGGCGCCAAAGAGCCACTTACAAATCACAGAGACCCCACAGATAAACGGGAAAGGACCATGGAGAGCCTCAGATGCAGCTCCATAGCTTTTTATTTATAGACCCTCTTGACATTGTAAATTTACTTTCACTGGGAATCAGCCAACCACATGGCTGTATCCATTCACTTCACTCATATACAATCACTTGCTGAAAAGTCTTTAAGaagatgtggagaaaaaaaaaatctttagttaaactgaattattaattattattaatttgctTCATTAAATCTACTTCTAGAAACAAAGGAGATGCTGATAAAAGGAGGTAGACAACTTAGTGAAAGGTTAAGCTTTAagattatttatttgcatttcactAAAGGGGCTATAACTAGAGCTGATTTTTTGGCAAAGACCTcatagttaaaataaataaatataacaatacGCAGGTCACAATATGATTTGCAATGCTATACAGATTTGattgaaaatgtataaatagagcttaaaatacaaTCAACTGCATAACAGCTGGGTAGGCtaataaaacatacaacacataTGATTAATTAGCTGACTCAGAACAGTATTCAAATTTATTAAACTACCCATGACatcatatggaaatgtatttcaTAAATGATATGTAGGGATAATCAATACGgtattggaaaaaaataataatattacagtaCACAGCTGTATGGATTTGTTTGCGCTGTAATAAATATAATTCATATCAGGAAAGTGTCCCTGATATTTCCCAGTATGTtgacacatacaaatgcaaacttagtatgttgcattttgattttcactttgatggctTTTACAGCTGAATAACTCTGGGTTGGAGAGGCGAAACATGGCCTGCATGCAGAAATGAGATCTGGTAAAGTCAGGAGGAGGGCAGTGCACTCCTGTGTAAAACATCACACCTTCCAGATGTTGATAGTGCTTACAGAGGCGTGTGGGCATGGAGGTCGCTGCTCTGCCAAAGGAAGTCTGAGACCCCTTAAAGGGCATGAAGCTGTGGCCGGGGATGTTTGCTCAGCAGCAAACGCAGGTTTCTTTGGAGTTGGAGCGGTGCCGGTCAGAGCGGCTGAGTTTAAGGCAGGTCAAGACCGGAAAAGAAAGCGGCGAAAAAGGAATGAGGTGCACCTGAAGTTTTACACcctcatgtttatttatgtagttTTCCTAGAGGGAGCGGCTTGGGCAGCCGATGGGGTGAAGGTCTTGCAAAAATCCCACCAAAAACCAAAGGGCTCTTATGCAATCCCACTGAGGGATCAGCAAACAGGACAAGGACATCACCTCTAATCTGGCTACGGGAGCGGTGCCAGGAAAGTACTGGTCTCCAGGTCTTGGAGCCACACTTATGAGATatgactcatctgttttctgtcGGTCAGAGGTGTAGCTGTGGAACACGCAGGCAGCTCACCAAGTCAACAACAATACTATCCAGAACCAACATCACAacccaaacatacacacatataaagacacactctgacacatacaaatgcaaacttacacacacaaaaacgccCAGAAAagttaaacacacatacatgcacttcACATTCTCTGGATGAAACGAAAGATCAGATCAAAGGCTTGATACCACAGGCATACATTACAACTGCACTCActaataaaattataaaatgacACATCTCCTAAATATTGCCAGAATTCAACCGTAAACCAAAAATTGGTTTGATGACAGTATTTACGGAAACAAATAGCTAACAATCCAGCATGAGCAGAGCTGTCAGTGACCCTAAAACCAGGTATGAATAAACATCATACTTGGTTTCTGGTTATTTTCACAGCTATTTGTTTGTCGTAATTTATCTTGGGGTGCTGACACAATGTCAAAAAGAGgtaaacatgcagaaacatGGAGCTTTATTAGCATTTGTGCAAACCGCAGCTGTCTAGTCCCAGAAATAGCATGACTCGAATATAGCAAGAGGTGGTCATGTCAAGTATGCTGTGTTTAAGAGAGTCATGCTGCTTTAATTGACTAGGCTCAGTGAGTTGTCTTTGACCTGCATGTGACTCAGTGGAAATTAAGGTATAAGTCAGGTTGTACATCACATTCTCCGACTCTTACTACACTGctctttttagtttttcttcGTTGCATACTGTCCTCTGTGTGATAAACGTATTCAGAGCATTTTCCTTATGACTAAAGTGTACACTGACCTATGCTGGGAAGCCGGTCGGTCTGTCATCATTGCTACATAAAGACAGAGGATGTGGGAGCTACGACTTTGAGAAAAGCTctgttaattttttatttatttgtcataaACCTGGTGTGGTTTTGATTGTTTTCTGTGCTTTAGCTACCCAATTTCTTCCGGATGTGAGCAGAACCTCTTATAGCTCCATAAAGCTTAACAACACTGaagcttttttcttcttctttattaaAAGTAGACATAAAAGCGCGATTAAAAACCCAGTTTCACACAGCGGGAGCTCATAAATGCAAACTAAAGGGACCCGTACATAAAGCTGGCACTAATGCCATTCATGCATCTCCATTGAACCGAACAAACATCTGCactgacctttcacctttctctccacccaaacacacatcGACCTTCCCACTGTCAGAACCAAATCAAAAGCTGTATAACCTCATGTTTAATTTTCCAATATGAGTTTGTTGACCGAGGTTTAATTGACTCACTCATCAGTTTACTGTAACATATGTTCACAGTGACTACTCATTTTTACATCTC
Encoded here:
- the LOC115366577 gene encoding arylsulfatase I-like, with product MATPALTGFSVMSLLSLGYLTWDWMSPNQVENESVQGFGDRSPVPHPPHIIFIMTDDQGFNDIGYHNSDIKTPTLDKLAADGVKLENYYLQPICTPSRSQLITGRYQIHTGLQHSIIRPRQPNCLPFDQVTLPQRLQELGYSTHMVGKWHLGFYKKECLPTRRGFDTYFGSLTGSVNYYTYDSCDGPGVCGFDLHEGETVAWGQAGKYSTHLYTQRVRKILASHDPHAQPLFIFLSFQAVHTPLQSPREYIYPYRGLGNVARRKYAAMVSAVDEAVRNVTYALRKYGYYQNSIIIFSTDNGGQPLSGGSNWPLRGRKGTYWEGGVRGLGFVHSPLLRRKRRVSKALVHITDWYPTLVGLAGGNASLTEGVDGYDVWGAISEGKESPRLEILHNIDPLYNPARSGSLQRGYGIWNTAIQASIRAGDWKLLTGDPGYGDWTPPQMLPGFPGGWWNLERHVEPKKSVWLFNISGDPYERFDLAEQRPDVVKELLARLVYYNRTAVPVRYPSEDQRAHPDLNGGAWVPWVGDGEEDNWDGVYPKKTKDRKKKFKLSKTRSFFRRLNTRIMSNRI